DNA sequence from the Candidatus Sulfuricurvum sp. RIFRC-1 genome:
AAGATAAAGGTGTGCATTATATATCCAATTAAATGGATTGTAGAAGAAGTATTGATTAAAATTTAATCAATTAATGTATTTAATCTTCAAGCGCGGTTTACTGCGCGTGGGCTTCACGCCGAGTGAAACTCAGCGTTAGCGTAGCCTGAGGGGGCTTTTGCTCCCTTAGGCGTAATGATTAAATGGCCTCGATATCTGTCTCACCCGTACGGATACGGACGATTTTGCTAATATCGCTAACGAAGATTTTACCGTCACCGATCTTGCCGGTACGTGCCGCTTCCACAACAGTGTTGACCACTTGATCTACCATTGCATCATCAACAACCATCTCCATTTTAATTTTCGGAAGAAAATCAACAACATATTCCGCACCGCGATAAAGCTCGCTGTGCCCTTTTTGTCGTCCGTAACCTTTTACTTCGCTCACCGTCATACCCGTAATACCGATTTCGGCAAGAGCATCTTTTACATCTTCAAGTTTAAATGGTTTGATAACCGCTTCAATTTTTTTCATTGTTTACTCCTTATAGGTTAAAGCCACGTTCACCGTGTACAGACTCATCCAAACCTTGGCTCTCTTGTTCTTCGTTAACACGTGAACCGCCAGTCAATGCCATTGCGATGTAATAAACCACGATCGTACCGACCAATGTGAACAGTCCGACGATCAATACAGATTCTGCTTGAACCATGATTTGTCCCATACGGTCACCTGAATCTTTCAACGGTCCAGCCCAAAGGAGAGCATTGTCTGTGTTTGGTGTATACGCTGCAAAGATACCGGTTGCAATCGCACCCCAAAGACCTGCAAGGAAGTGTACTCCGAAAGCATCCAAAGAATCATCGTAACCCACTTTTTTCTTCAACGCTGTTACCCCAAAGAATGCGATTAATGCACCCGTAATACCAATGATAAATGCACCGTTAACTCCTACGAATCCCGCTGCCGGAGTAATCGCTACCAAACCTGCAATCGCACCCGTTGCCGCACCAAGTAATGTCGGTTTTTTGAATACCGCATACTCAACCACGATCCAAGTAACCGTTGCAACCGCAGCAGCAATCGTTGTTGTCAAATACGCAAGACCGGCGATAGCGTTAGCACCAAATGCTGATCCACCGTTAAATCCATACCAACCAAACCATAAAAGACCGGCACCAAGAGCCGTTAAGATAACACTTGCAGGTTTCATTGCTACTTTTGGATAGCCTGCACGTTTACCGATCAAGAGAGCGAGTACAAGACCAGCCAAACCACCGTTCATGTGAACAACCGTACCACCTGCGAAGTCAAGAGCACCTTCGTTGAAAAGGTAACCGCCACCCCATACCATGTGTGTAATCGGAGCATAAACTACGATTGTCCAAATAAAGGCAAATACCATCCAAGTAGAGAATTTCATACGCTCAATCACTGAACCCGCAACGATTCCGACAGTGATCGCTGCAAAGGTCCCTTGGAACACTACGAAGACAAATTTAGGATAGAGTTGACCAAGATCAACACTTGCAAATTCTTGCCAACCGATGCCGCTAAGCATAATATGACCAAAACCACCGATGACTTGGTTCATTGAACCATCCATTGTTCCAAACGCGATTGAGAAACCGGCAACAACCCATGCGATAAACGATACAGCAAATGCACCGAATACCATAGCAAATGTATTCAGAATATTTTTAGAACGAGTCATCCCGCCGTAAAACAACGCCAAACCGATCGGAGTCATCAACATAACCAATGCCGTTGACATCATCATCCATGCAGTATCCCCTGAG
Encoded proteins:
- a CDS encoding P-II family nitrogen regulator, giving the protein MKKIEAVIKPFKLEDVKDALAEIGITGMTVSEVKGYGRQKGHSELYRGAEYVVDFLPKIKMEMVVDDAMVDQVVNTVVEAARTGKIGDGKIFVSDISKIVRIRTGETDIEAI
- a CDS encoding ammonium transporter, which produces MKKWLLALLLLGVSAFAEDAAAPVLNSGDTAWMMMSTALVMLMTPIGLALFYGGMTRSKNILNTFAMVFGAFAVSFIAWVVAGFSIAFGTMDGSMNQVIGGFGHIMLSGIGWQEFASVDLGQLYPKFVFVVFQGTFAAITVGIVAGSVIERMKFSTWMVFAFIWTIVVYAPITHMVWGGGYLFNEGALDFAGGTVVHMNGGLAGLVLALLIGKRAGYPKVAMKPASVILTALGAGLLWFGWYGFNGGSAFGANAIAGLAYLTTTIAAAVATVTWIVVEYAVFKKPTLLGAATGAIAGLVAITPAAGFVGVNGAFIIGITGALIAFFGVTALKKKVGYDDSLDAFGVHFLAGLWGAIATGIFAAYTPNTDNALLWAGPLKDSGDRMGQIMVQAESVLIVGLFTLVGTIVVYYIAMALTGGSRVNEEQESQGLDESVHGERGFNL